ACATCCTGATCAACCTCGAGGACCGTCCGTTCCATGAGGCGGTGCGAGAGGCGGCCGCGCTGTACCGGGCGCGGCCGTATGAGACCGAGTCCTTCTACCGCGCGGAGCTGGAGCGCGGCCGGATCCGGCGCGACTGTCTGGACGCGGTGCTCGCGTCGGCCCTTCCGGGGAGTGGGAAGGGCCGGGTGGAGCGCTTCCTGTCGGATGCGTCCGTCGGCAACGACGTGCCTCCAGCCTCCCTGCTGCGGATTGCCCCACGCCTGGATGCCGAGTACCACGCGTCCTACGATCGGCAGTTGCAGGACTTCCTCGTGCCGCTCGTCGCCTCGTTCCTGGATCAGGGCATGGCGCACTGGACCAATCCCTACCGGACAGGCGCGCTCTGGGGCTTCTTCCTGGCGAGCGTGCACGCCACGCCGGGGTGGGGTTTCGACTGGGCGGGCACGCTGAAGGCGCGGCTGGAGGCGCATGAGCGGGCCGGCCGGTCGGTGGAGGCCATCATCGAGGCCGAGGTGCACGAGGCCGCCCCGGTGGGGCGCGGGGCCGCGTACTGCCTGGAGACGCTCTTCGCGCTGAAGGGCTGGTCGGGGATGATCCTGCGGCTCGAGGCCGATCCGGCGATCGCTCCCGTGGAGGCGCCGCCCGCGTCCCTGAAGGACTGGCTGGCGGTGATGCTCGTCACCACGCACGCGCTCGATGCGTGGCTCCTGGAGCGGCATGGCCGTACCCGGGAGGAGCTGCGCGCGCGTCCGTTCCTCGCGCCCGAGACGGCCAACCTGGGGCGCCTGCACCTGTGGCAGGAGGCCTATGAGCGTTCCTTCGCCGGTGACTTCCTCGCGCACGTCGAGAGCGGGCTCCGCCCCGAGTCGCGAGAGCCCCAGCGCGGTGCGCCGCGTTTCCAGGCGCTGGTGTGCATGGACGACCGGGAGGAGTCCTTCCGGCGGGCGCTCGAGTCCGAGGCGTGCGGGGTGGAGACCTGGGGAGGCCTGGGCTTCTTCAGCGTCGACATGCGCTTCGAGGCGGTGGGCGCGGCCCGGCCGACGCGTCAGTGCCCCCCCGTCATCGAGCCGTCGCGGACCATCTCGGAGGTGCCGGTCGACGGTGAGGCCCAGCGGTTGGATCGGGCACGCCGCGCGGGCCGCGCCGAGGGCAGGGCGCTGCTCTCCGGTTTCTATCACTCGCGCACGCTGATCCGCGGCTTCTTCATCTCGCTCGCGCTCGGGTTGCTGAGCTTCCTCCCGCTCGTGATGAAGGTGCTGCTCCCGAGCCGGATGACCCGGCTGCGCCGCGCCATCCAGAAGCGAGCCTTCCCCCACCCGAAGACGCGCATCGCGCTGGATGTGACGGGTGGATACTCGCTGGACGAGCAGGCCAACATCGTCGAGGGCGTGCTCCGGACGGCGGGCCTCACGCGGAAGTTCGCTCCCCTGGTGGCGATGATCGCCCACGGCTCGACGAACACGAACAACCCCTTCCGGCAGGCGTACGGCTGTGGCGCGTGCTCGGGCAATCCGGGCGCGCCCAACTCGCGCTCCTTCGCGCAGATGGCCAACCGTGCCGAGGTACGTGAGCGGCTCGTGGCGCGTGGGCTCGAGGTGCCGGCCACCACGCTCTTCGTTCCCTGCTACCACGACACCACCACCGACCTCGTCGAGCTGCTCGATCGGGACCTGCTCCCGGCGGAGCGCCTGGAGGAGGTGCGGGAGCTGATGGCGCGGCTGGGGCGCGCCGCCCGGATGAACGCGGTGGAGCGGTGCCAGCGCTTCGGCCAGGCGCCGCGTGGGAGCGAGGTGGCGGCGGCCCAGCACGTGCTCGACCGCGGTCATGACCTCGCGCAGCCGCGGCCCGAATACGGCCACAACCGCGTGGCGGCCTGCATCGTCGGGCGGCGGAGCCTGACGGAGCGCACGTCGCTCGACCGCCGGGCCTTCCTCGTGTCCTACGACCCGCGGCAGGACACGGGGGGCACGCTGCTGCGCTCGGCCGTGCTCGGCTCGGTGCCCGTCGCGGTGAACATCGCCATGGACTACTACTTCTCGCGCGTGGACAGCGAGGGGTTCGGCGCGGGGTCCAAGCTCCCGCTGAACGTCGTGTCCCTGCTGGGAGTCGTCACCGGCTCCAAGAGCGACCTGCGCATCGGCATGGCCCGGCAGATGGTCGAGCTGCACGAGCCCATGCGCATCCTCGTGCTCATCGAGGCGGAGACGAAGGACCTGCTCGAGCTGGTCGAGACGCACCCTCGCATGCGCCGCATGGTGTGGGGCGGGTGGATGCGGCTGGGGCGGGTCGACCCGTCGTCCCGGGCCATCGAACTCTGGAATGGGAACGGCTTCACGTCCTGGCGCGAGCTGTGGCCCGAGTTCCTCACGGCGGCGGGTGATGCCGCCGCGCTGCCGGCGGTGCTGGATCCCCGGCGAGACCGTCCGGTCGAGGTGTACGCATGACTCCCCAGCTCCTCACCCTGTTCATCCTCGCCTGGGCCGCGTCGATTCCGCTGCTGCTCGGGGCGGCCCAGCTCACGGGGCTCCGGTTGCCCGAGCGGCTGGTGCAGGGGCTCGCCGTGGCGCATGCCACGGGGGTGCTCTTCGCCACCTTCGCGCTCTGTGTCGTGTTCGTCGCGGGCCCCTCGTCGATGGTGGAGGTGTCGACGCCGCCGCTGCTCGTCACGCACGGCTACGAGTGGAGGGCGGTGCTGCTCATCGACCGGCTCTCCGTCACGTACCTGGCGCTCGTCGCCCTCATCTACCCCGTCATCGTGCACTTCTCCCGGCCGTTCTTCCATCGGGAGGAGGGTTCCCAGCGCTACTGGTTCCTGGTGACGCTGCTGGCGTTCGCGCTCGCGGTGGTGTCGCTGGCGGGCAACGTCGACGTGCTCTACCTGGGCTGGGAGCTGGTGGGCGTGTCGTCGGTGATGCTCATCTCGTTCTTCTGGCGCAACCTGCGCAGCGCCCAGAACAGCCTGCGCGCGCTCATCTACTACCGCTTGTGTGACCTGGGGGTGCTCGGCGCGGCGATGTGGATCCACCACGCCTTCCCCAGCTCGGAGTTCTCACACTTCGCGGAGGACGCGATGGTGCCCTCTGCCCTGGGGGTGGCGTTCGCGTTGCTGTTCGGCACGCTGGCGAAGTCCGCCCAGCTCCCCATGTCGCCCTGGCTGCACCGCGCCATGGAGGGCCCCGCGGCCTCGAGCGCCATCTTCTACGGCGCGCTCTCCGTCCACCTGGGGCCGCTGCTGCTGCTGCGCACCAGCGCGCTGTGGATGCCGCACCCCTCGGTCCGGATCGTCATGGCCTGTATCGGGCTGCTGACGGCCCTCTTCGCGGCGTTCGTGGGACGCACGCGGCCCGATGCGAAGACCTCGCTCGCGTACGCGACGATGGCGCAACTCGGCATCATGTACGTGGAGATCGCCGCCGGGCTGCACACGCTCGCGCTCGTCCACCTGTGCGCGAACGCGGGGCTGAGGACGTGGCAGTTCCTGCGCTCCTCGTCGCTCATCCAGGACTTCCAGGACAACCCCATCGTGGGCACGGACGTGCGGCTGCAGCGGCAGTCGAACCTGGAGCGCCTGCTCCCGGCCTCTCTGCGCGGCCGGCTCTACCTGGCCGCTTCGAGGCTCTTCTGGCTGGACAGCATCCAGTGGAGCTTCGTCGCGCGGCCCTTCCTGGGTCTCTTCTCGTGGCTCGCCGCGATGGAGGACCGTCTGCTCGGGGGCTCCCCGAGCGAGCAGCGGAGCAACTGATGGTCGACACCTACCTGAATCTCCAGGGCCATGGGGCCGGGCTGCCCGTGGCCGTGCCGATACGCACTCCCAACTGGTGGTCCCTGTCGGTGGGGCTCATCGCCACCGTGGGCGTCTGGGTGTCGCCGACGCGCCCGCTCTTCGTCGCCTCGTGGGTCCTGCTGTTCGCGTGGGCGTGCGTGCGGGCCGGCATGGGTGGGCGGGAGAGGGCCACGCGGCTCCCCGTCCTGCCGCTGCTGGCGGGTCTGCTGACGACGGGGCTCGCCCTCTGGGGCACTCCCTCGCAGCCGCTCGCCGCGCTCGGGGCCGCCGTCGCGGGTGGCGTCATGCCGTTCCACCTGTGGCTCGAGAGCCTGCGCCGGCGGCTCGGGTACCAGGAGTTCCTGCTGCTCCTGCTGTGCCAGCCGGGCGTGGTGTGGCTGCACCGCTTCGTGGAGGGCAACCCCACGGTGTTGCACGGTGGGCTGGGGAACGTGCTGCTCGTGCTCTTCGTGGTGAGCGCGCTGCTGCAGTCCGGTCTGGGCCTGGTGAGGCGCGAGCCGGCGCGGGCGATCACCGCCATCACCCTGTCGCAGTCGTGCCTGCTGATGGCGGGGGCCTTCTCCGGACACGTGGGCTGGCAGGCGGCCCGGACGCTCCTCGTCGCGACCGTGGCCGGCACCCTCGTGCTCCTGTCCGTCATCGGCATGCTGCGGGACACGTATGGCATCGAGCGGCTCGCCCCGGACAACGGGCTCGCGGACGTGGCGTCGGACCTCCACCGGCTGTTCCTCGCCATGGGCTGGCTCTTCGTCGGGCTCCCCGGAGGCTTGGCCTTCTTCGCCGAGGATCTGCTCTTCCACGCGCTCCTGGAGCGCTCCACGGCGGCGACGCTCGGGTTCCTGCTCGCATCGGGGTTGAACGCGATCGTGTTCTACCGGGTGTACCTGGGCCTCTTCTGTGGCAACACGCGGCTGGAGCTCCGGGAGGCGCTTCCGCCGCGTACGGCCTCACGCCGCCGGCGCGTGGTGCTGCTGACGGTGGTGACGGCGCTGGTCCTCCTCGGTGGCCTCGCGCCAGCGCTCTTCGTGTAGCGCCGCCGCGAGGCTGCGTGATGTCCCCGGCCGGGGGTTCAGGCGGTGGCTCTCGGCCGGGCGCTCGCGGGCAGGTGCGAGAGGACGAACTCCTCCACCAGTTGGAGCACCTGCTCGTAGCCAGCGTCGCTGTGGGGCTCGTGGTAGCCGCCCGGCACCAGGTGCATCTTCTTGTCGGGGTAGGCCACCTTGTCGAAGACCTTGCGGGCGCCGCCGGGCGGGTTGACGGAGTCCTTCTCGCCGTGGAGCAGCAGCAGCGGGACGCGCCAGTCCGGGAGGTGGGAGTTGATCCACCCGCTGACCTTGAGGGCCTCGAAGGCCCAGCGGGCCGTGCACTGGCGATGGACCAGCGGATCCGCGAGGTAGGCGGCGACCACCGCCGGATCGTTGCACATCGCCTCGGGCACCAGGTTCACCTTGAGCGGGTGCAGCGGACGCAGCTTGCCGAGCAGCAGCGCGGAGAGGACCAGGGTCGGTGTCACCACGGCGGACTCGAAGGGCGGGCCGCTGATGATCACCCCACTCAGGCCTTCCGGGTAGCGCAGGACGTACTCCATCCCGATGAGCCCGCCCATGCTGTGGGCATAGAGGAAGAGAGGCCGGCCGGGCTCATTCGCGGTGATCAGGGCCAGGAAGGACCTCACGTCGTCGATGTACTCCGACCACGACATCAGGTGTCCGCGCGGTCCCGGGGAGCGGCCGTGGCCCCGGAGGTCGAGCGCGTACACCGCGTGCCCCTGGGCGACGAAGTGGTTGACGATGTTCATGAAGCGGCCACTGTGCTCGCCAATCCCGTGGACGATGGCCAGTGCCGTCCGCGGCTCACCGTGATCGGGGAGCCACCGCTGGTAGTACAGTTTCAGCCCACCCGCGCTCTCGAAGGTACCCTCTGCGTGATTCATGGAGATCATCCTAGCGCGGAGGGGATCCTCCACGGGAATGGGCGGCCAGGCGCCCCTCGGGCCCCTCACGTCGCGGGTTTGACCCCGCGTATCACCAGGCCCGTCATCACACCGAAGAAGCTCCCGGTGCGCTCGGCCTCCTCCATGAACCGGAGCCACTCCTCGACCTCCGAGCGGGTCGCCACGCCTGCCTGGATGGCCTTCTCCAGCACCGCGCGCAGGCCGAACGTCTCCAGGTGGGGGAGGAACCAGGACGCGGACACCGGCGTGACCGTCACGTGGGTGAGGCCCTGGGCGTGGAACAGGCTCGGCAACTGCCGGCCGATCCATGGATTGCGGAGCTGATCGGTCCAGAAATGGATCAGCTTTCGGACCACGGAGCGGTCGGGCCCGTTGAGGATCCAGCTGTCGAACTCCGGCTCGAAGAGCAGCACCGTCCCGCCCGGCCGGGTCAGCCGCACCAGCTCGCTGAGCGCCTTGCAGGGATCGTCCAGGTACAGGAAGACCCGGGAGCTGCGGCACGCGTCGAAGCTCCAGTCCGGGAAGTCCAGATGGTGGATGTCTCCGACCCGGAATTCCACTGGCAGCCCGGGGTCCTCCGTCCGTCGGCGTGACTCGGCCACCATGTTCTCACTCAGGTCGACCCCCACCACCCGGCCTGTCTGGCCCACCAGCCGCGCCACCTCCCGGGTCACATCGCCCAGGCCACAGCCGGCGTCGAGCACCCGGGACCCTTCGCCCACCCCCAGAAGCCGATGGGTGAGCCGTTGGATCTCCTGCACCTGCTGGGTGTTGTTCAGGCTGTCCAGGAAGCGGACCGCGTTTCTGGGTGCCTCGGTGCGATCGATGTCATGGAAACTCAAGGCCAGGTTGGAGCTCTCTCCCACGGGCACTCTCTCCTTGTGCTCTCTGTGTCTCCCGCGCCCGTCAGGGTCGAGCCCCCCCTGCCAGGGACCTCCTCTCCAGAGTGTCCTGGCGTCTCGTACGCCGCCGCGGTTGATCCAGGTTGTCATGGCAGGCCCCCTCTGGATCATTTCAGCCACGATGAGATTCCCGAGGGCCTCAACAAGGTATGGACGGAAGAAATAAGGACTTTCTTCATGGACGCTCGCCTGCTTGTGCCGGGTTCCTGGGGG
This Archangium lipolyticum DNA region includes the following protein-coding sequences:
- a CDS encoding proton-conducting transporter transmembrane domain-containing protein; the protein is MVDTYLNLQGHGAGLPVAVPIRTPNWWSLSVGLIATVGVWVSPTRPLFVASWVLLFAWACVRAGMGGRERATRLPVLPLLAGLLTTGLALWGTPSQPLAALGAAVAGGVMPFHLWLESLRRRLGYQEFLLLLLCQPGVVWLHRFVEGNPTVLHGGLGNVLLVLFVVSALLQSGLGLVRREPARAITAITLSQSCLLMAGAFSGHVGWQAARTLLVATVAGTLVLLSVIGMLRDTYGIERLAPDNGLADVASDLHRLFLAMGWLFVGLPGGLAFFAEDLLFHALLERSTAATLGFLLASGLNAIVFYRVYLGLFCGNTRLELREALPPRTASRRRRVVLLTVVTALVLLGGLAPALFV
- a CDS encoding methyltransferase domain-containing protein, with the translated sequence MGESSNLALSFHDIDRTEAPRNAVRFLDSLNNTQQVQEIQRLTHRLLGVGEGSRVLDAGCGLGDVTREVARLVGQTGRVVGVDLSENMVAESRRRTEDPGLPVEFRVGDIHHLDFPDWSFDACRSSRVFLYLDDPCKALSELVRLTRPGGTVLLFEPEFDSWILNGPDRSVVRKLIHFWTDQLRNPWIGRQLPSLFHAQGLTHVTVTPVSASWFLPHLETFGLRAVLEKAIQAGVATRSEVEEWLRFMEEAERTGSFFGVMTGLVIRGVKPAT
- a CDS encoding alpha/beta hydrolase translates to MNHAEGTFESAGGLKLYYQRWLPDHGEPRTALAIVHGIGEHSGRFMNIVNHFVAQGHAVYALDLRGHGRSPGPRGHLMSWSEYIDDVRSFLALITANEPGRPLFLYAHSMGGLIGMEYVLRYPEGLSGVIISGPPFESAVVTPTLVLSALLLGKLRPLHPLKVNLVPEAMCNDPAVVAAYLADPLVHRQCTARWAFEALKVSGWINSHLPDWRVPLLLLHGEKDSVNPPGGARKVFDKVAYPDKKMHLVPGGYHEPHSDAGYEQVLQLVEEFVLSHLPASARPRATA
- a CDS encoding DUF2309 domain-containing protein is translated as MDTTALVDGWLDECRPKLPIQNPLWAYIHNNILINLEDRPFHEAVREAAALYRARPYETESFYRAELERGRIRRDCLDAVLASALPGSGKGRVERFLSDASVGNDVPPASLLRIAPRLDAEYHASYDRQLQDFLVPLVASFLDQGMAHWTNPYRTGALWGFFLASVHATPGWGFDWAGTLKARLEAHERAGRSVEAIIEAEVHEAAPVGRGAAYCLETLFALKGWSGMILRLEADPAIAPVEAPPASLKDWLAVMLVTTHALDAWLLERHGRTREELRARPFLAPETANLGRLHLWQEAYERSFAGDFLAHVESGLRPESREPQRGAPRFQALVCMDDREESFRRALESEACGVETWGGLGFFSVDMRFEAVGAARPTRQCPPVIEPSRTISEVPVDGEAQRLDRARRAGRAEGRALLSGFYHSRTLIRGFFISLALGLLSFLPLVMKVLLPSRMTRLRRAIQKRAFPHPKTRIALDVTGGYSLDEQANIVEGVLRTAGLTRKFAPLVAMIAHGSTNTNNPFRQAYGCGACSGNPGAPNSRSFAQMANRAEVRERLVARGLEVPATTLFVPCYHDTTTDLVELLDRDLLPAERLEEVRELMARLGRAARMNAVERCQRFGQAPRGSEVAAAQHVLDRGHDLAQPRPEYGHNRVAACIVGRRSLTERTSLDRRAFLVSYDPRQDTGGTLLRSAVLGSVPVAVNIAMDYYFSRVDSEGFGAGSKLPLNVVSLLGVVTGSKSDLRIGMARQMVELHEPMRILVLIEAETKDLLELVETHPRMRRMVWGGWMRLGRVDPSSRAIELWNGNGFTSWRELWPEFLTAAGDAAALPAVLDPRRDRPVEVYA
- a CDS encoding proton-conducting transporter transmembrane domain-containing protein, giving the protein MTPQLLTLFILAWAASIPLLLGAAQLTGLRLPERLVQGLAVAHATGVLFATFALCVVFVAGPSSMVEVSTPPLLVTHGYEWRAVLLIDRLSVTYLALVALIYPVIVHFSRPFFHREEGSQRYWFLVTLLAFALAVVSLAGNVDVLYLGWELVGVSSVMLISFFWRNLRSAQNSLRALIYYRLCDLGVLGAAMWIHHAFPSSEFSHFAEDAMVPSALGVAFALLFGTLAKSAQLPMSPWLHRAMEGPAASSAIFYGALSVHLGPLLLLRTSALWMPHPSVRIVMACIGLLTALFAAFVGRTRPDAKTSLAYATMAQLGIMYVEIAAGLHTLALVHLCANAGLRTWQFLRSSSLIQDFQDNPIVGTDVRLQRQSNLERLLPASLRGRLYLAASRLFWLDSIQWSFVARPFLGLFSWLAAMEDRLLGGSPSEQRSN